Within the Patescibacteria group bacterium genome, the region GAGAATAGTGATATAATAAATTTATATGGCAGAGGAGATAAAAAATTTTCGCCAAACAGAAAGAATTGTTAAAGGCTTTGCCAATCATCGGAGGATCCAGATGATGGAGCTTTTAGCCAAACAGCCAGAACTTTCTGTTGATGAAATCACTAGAGAGCTGAATATCAATTATAAAACTGCGGCTGAACATATCAGGAGATTAGCGATTGCCGGCCTAGTAATGAAAAGATCAGACGGAGTCAGCGTCCGGCACAAACTTACTCCCCGGGGCCAAACTATTCTAGTTTTCTTAAGAAAATTAGAATAGTTTAGTGATTGATTATTGAGGTTGATTGTTAAGCAAAGAGTTTTTTAGATTTTAGCTTGTGATTGTTGTGCGAGGTTCCCGTGGAAATAATCTTGAAAATTGCGACGCTGGTTATTTTCTATATGATTCCTGTTTTTATGATCGTTGTTTGCGCTTGGCGTCTGCGCCAGTTAAGGTGCGATTATAAATGGGGGGCGGTGGGTAAAGACAATTTTTGGAATCAAAAATTCAAAAATTGTCTCCGCGTAAGATGTGCCTATTGCAAGAAAAAAATATCTCGGGGGAGTTTATTGAAAAATAGAGGGAAGAGGCATTTGCCCCTTTTTTATTTTTCTTAGAAATTATGCTAAGATAGACTGTAAATTAATTTATTGAAATAAAACTAATATGACAACAATTTTGATTATTTTGGGGATTATTGCTCTGGCAGTAATTATGGCTTATAACAGCTTTATTCGGATGCGGAACCGGGTTCAGGAGGCGTTTGCGGATATTGAGGTTCAGTTAAAGCGCCGTTATGATTTAGTGCCGAACCTGGTTGAAACAGTTAAGGGTTATGCCAAGCATGAAAAAGATGTTTTTGACAAAGTCAGCCAAGCCCGGTCAATGGCCATGGGCGCTAAAGGACTGGCAGAAAAAGCTGAAGCGGAAAATTATTTTTCCGAAACCTTGAAGTCTTTATTTGCGGTTTCTGAAGCTTATCCAGAGTTAAAAGCCAATCAGAACTTTTTAGAGCTTCAAAGAGAGCTGGTTGATACCGAAGACAAGATTCAGTCAGCAAGAAGGTTTTATAACGGCGCGGTCAGAGATTTCAATACCGCCATTCAGAGCTTCCCCGGAAATATTTTAGCCGGCATTTTCAGATTTAAGCAGTCAGAAATGTTTGAAACCAAAACCGAAGCGGAAAAAGAACCTATCCAGGTCAAATTCTAATAAATAG harbors:
- a CDS encoding LemA family protein yields the protein MTTILIILGIIALAVIMAYNSFIRMRNRVQEAFADIEVQLKRRYDLVPNLVETVKGYAKHEKDVFDKVSQARSMAMGAKGLAEKAEAENYFSETLKSLFAVSEAYPELKANQNFLELQRELVDTEDKIQSARRFYNGAVRDFNTAIQSFPGNILAGIFRFKQSEMFETKTEAEKEPIQVKF
- a CDS encoding winged helix-turn-helix domain-containing protein, yielding MAEEIKNFRQTERIVKGFANHRRIQMMELLAKQPELSVDEITRELNINYKTAAEHIRRLAIAGLVMKRSDGVSVRHKLTPRGQTILVFLRKLE